A part of Candidatus Thermoplasmatota archaeon genomic DNA contains:
- a CDS encoding 2-hydroxyacyl-CoA dehydratase family protein: MKLIGKRKKGPDPAESVERTSAQRARIETLVAGRGDEIIQRTKEKISAELAKLASLKNRAKAMDYFDEMAQIDGPRAKEIEEFKAKGGKVIGTFCHFVPLEIIDASGCLPLRLGCGHHATVGVGESYLGDPNLCPLAKSMAGCAIVDDFPLYSQCDYIIAPSPCDAKLKLGEALKEIGPLLTMNVPRVKEGESIRKQWIEEIKNVRDALEKITGKKIDKKSLKRSIIKYQKAHKAWRTLLSQKRKANVIWGRDFLLVGWVSFIDDIERWTREVTKLTKELKSMASAGKLVAGKSTPRVMLAGSPVVWPNWKLPNLLEESGAIIVSDELCSGTRTFYDPVVTDEWTERAMIVAIAERYLYPCTCPCFSPNVEREDSVMREIKESRAEGVVFHVLQGCHLHTLDASRLSRPLKDKGIPVLTIRSEYQDGDIGQIKVRVEAFLEMIEAGEDSLFEDV; the protein is encoded by the coding sequence ATGAAGCTGATTGGCAAGAGGAAGAAGGGTCCGGATCCCGCTGAATCCGTCGAGCGCACGTCGGCCCAGAGGGCCAGGATCGAGACCCTTGTCGCGGGCCGCGGGGACGAAATCATACAGAGGACGAAGGAGAAGATATCCGCGGAGCTGGCGAAGCTCGCCTCGCTCAAGAACAGAGCGAAAGCGATGGACTATTTCGATGAGATGGCCCAGATCGACGGCCCTCGGGCGAAGGAGATTGAGGAGTTCAAGGCGAAGGGCGGCAAGGTCATCGGGACCTTCTGCCATTTCGTCCCGCTGGAGATCATCGACGCCTCCGGCTGCCTCCCGCTCAGGCTGGGGTGCGGACACCACGCCACCGTCGGTGTGGGCGAGAGCTATCTCGGAGACCCGAACCTTTGCCCGCTCGCGAAGTCGATGGCGGGGTGTGCCATCGTAGATGACTTCCCGCTGTACAGCCAGTGCGACTACATCATAGCCCCCTCGCCGTGCGACGCCAAGCTCAAGCTCGGAGAGGCCCTGAAGGAGATCGGGCCACTGCTGACGATGAACGTTCCCAGGGTGAAGGAGGGAGAGTCCATCCGAAAGCAGTGGATCGAGGAGATCAAGAACGTGAGGGACGCGCTGGAGAAGATCACAGGGAAGAAGATAGACAAGAAGAGCCTGAAGCGGTCCATCATCAAGTACCAGAAGGCGCACAAAGCGTGGAGGACGCTGCTGAGCCAGAAACGGAAGGCCAACGTCATCTGGGGAAGGGACTTCCTCCTGGTCGGATGGGTGAGCTTCATCGATGACATCGAGAGATGGACCCGCGAGGTGACGAAGCTCACGAAGGAGCTGAAGAGCATGGCATCCGCGGGCAAGCTCGTGGCAGGCAAGTCCACCCCGAGGGTCATGCTGGCTGGGTCGCCGGTAGTATGGCCGAACTGGAAGCTCCCGAACCTGCTCGAGGAATCGGGCGCGATAATCGTGTCGGACGAGCTCTGCTCGGGAACGCGGACCTTCTACGATCCCGTCGTCACGGACGAGTGGACGGAGAGGGCCATGATAGTCGCGATAGCCGAGCGGTACCTCTACCCGTGCACGTGCCCCTGCTTCTCACCCAACGTCGAGCGGGAGGACAGCGTCATGCGCGAGATAAAGGAGAGCCGGGCGGAGGGCGTAGTCTTCCACGTCCTGCAGGGGTGCCACCTGCACACGCTGGACGCGTCCCGCCTCTCAAGACCGCTCAAGGACAAGGGCATTCCGGTGCTCACGATCAGGAGCGAGTACCAGGACGGGGACATCGGCCAGATCAAGGTCAGGGTGGAGGCGTTCCTGGAGATGATCGAGGCGGGAGAGGACTCGCTGTTCGAGGACGTGTGA
- the nifB gene encoding nitrogenase cofactor biosynthesis protein NifB: protein MTTGTVANERDRHADWFHPCYSEEAHRQYARMHLPVAPRCNVQCRFCNKKYDCVNETRPGVTSSILSAEQALVLVDRVVESVPSLSVVGIAGPGDSLANEETFETLRLVGERHPDLALCLATNGLLLPSKVEELIALGVKYVTVTVNALDPSIGSEIYSWIRHEGETLRGRDAFQTLSSRQWEGVHECVEQGIVVKVNSVLIPGVNENELPRIAQRSRDVGVDVMNVIPFIPVHGSEFENRTAPMRQDVERVREDCNQFTRQITHCARCRADAIGFLGCDQSSEFYRDM from the coding sequence ATGACAACAGGAACAGTAGCTAATGAGCGGGACAGACACGCGGATTGGTTTCATCCTTGCTATTCCGAAGAGGCTCACAGGCAGTATGCGCGCATGCACCTGCCCGTGGCACCGCGATGCAACGTCCAGTGCAGATTCTGCAACAAGAAGTATGACTGCGTCAACGAGACGAGACCTGGCGTGACATCGAGTATACTGAGCGCGGAACAGGCTCTCGTCCTTGTCGACAGAGTGGTGGAGAGCGTGCCATCCCTGTCAGTCGTTGGGATTGCAGGCCCGGGAGACTCGCTGGCGAACGAGGAGACCTTCGAGACGCTCCGCCTCGTCGGGGAGCGCCATCCGGACCTCGCCCTGTGTCTGGCAACGAACGGGTTGCTATTGCCCTCGAAGGTTGAGGAGCTCATCGCTCTGGGAGTCAAGTACGTGACTGTGACCGTCAACGCTTTAGACCCTAGCATCGGCAGCGAGATCTACTCTTGGATCCGCCACGAAGGCGAGACGCTGCGTGGCCGAGATGCATTCCAGACCCTCTCCTCCAGACAGTGGGAGGGCGTGCATGAGTGTGTCGAACAAGGGATTGTCGTCAAGGTGAACTCGGTCCTTATCCCCGGAGTCAACGAGAACGAGCTGCCCAGGATAGCTCAGAGGTCCAGGGATGTCGGCGTCGATGTGATGAACGTCATTCCGTTCATCCCCGTCCACGGGAGCGAGTTCGAGAACAGGACCGCGCCCATGAGACAGGACGTCGAGCGGGTGCGTGAGGACTGCAACCAGTTCACGAGGCAGATCACCCACTGCGCGAGATGCAG